AACAGATAGCTGGAACACCTTCAAATGTTACACAAGCACAAGGACAACATCAACAAGAACAACTCTGACAACAAGGTCCCAATAATGTCTCCCCTGTTGTCAGAGGGCCCACAGCACACAGTGCACTGCAGCCAGGCGCAGGCCACCACCCTGGCAGTGACAGGATACTATGCCCAAGGAGAAAGCACATCCTGCTGGTATATTCCTTTCTTAGGACACTTCACAGACACACAGACATAGGACAGATTGCCAGGGAGTCCTGTGTTCTATGTACAGACTGTCATCCATGACATCCAGGGCCCTGCTATTACCAACCTGTAGATTATTCCTCTTCATATACTGGAATGCTTCTCTGCACACATGATCCACAAGGAGGAGGGAAGGGGGATTGCACATAAATAAACTGGACCATTCCATACATAGTTTATTGTCTATTTTATAGTCTTCATAGTCCTGCTGTTCATAGGATCATTGTTTAAGTTCCAGGGCCCAAACATGCTGGGGCCAGCCAGTCCTTCCTTTAGTTTTCTTATCGTTGCTACTAACTGTGCTTTTCAAGAGTTCATTCTGTTTCGAgagaaagcaaaagaaaaaaaaatcaatacgaaaaatattcagaaatgtaagtataaaaataaataaataaataaataaatagaaagtgAATTATAAAATGATATAGTATATTATTATGTATCTGCAGCAATTTATTTTTGACAAACATTAAAGCATATATTTCTGCACTGGCCTCAACTGGGTCATACATCAATATTAAACTGGATCACATACTAGCTAAAATATAATCAGTataggaaataataataataataataaaataatttttattttcacaaagatttgtattaaaaaaaatattttcagacaTATCAATCTATAGTCATCTATCTCTATTGTTCCCATATATGACTTTAATGACGTTACTAattttgttaaaaataattttaatttatgtgggaaaaaaatcaTGTAAGCAGATATTGGGTCTGGAGCCACAGTTTAATATATGTAACTATACAAAAAGCCACATGCCAGGGGTGAGGAAGGGGCTCAGCACTCATATCCCTGTATGATGGATGACAGCAGCACCAAATGCTACACATTATATACTCAGATGTGTTGGGACATAAATCTATATACTTCACTGATGAACACGTGCAGACGCACTTGGTATAATATTTGTAGAACTAAACTGTAATTATAGTAAATTTCCTTTACATTTTCAGTAAGCAAAATATATCACTGCAAAATATATCACTGCAAAATATATCACTGCTTAATATATATCACTGCAAATTATATCACTGCAAATTATATCACTGCAAAATATATCACTGCAAATTATATCACTGCAAAATATATCACTGCAAATTATATAACTGGAAATTATATCACTGCAAAATATATCATCACTGCAAATTATATCACTGCTAAATATATCACTGCAAATTATATCACTGCAAATTATATCACTGCAAAATATATCACTGCAAATTATATCACTGCAAAATATATCACTGCAAATTATATCACTGGAAATTATATCACTGCTAAATATATCATCACTGCAAATTATATCACTGCTAAATATATCACTGCAAATTATTTCACTGCAAAATATATCACTGCAAATTATATCACTGCAAAATATATCACTGCAAATTATATCACTGTAAATTATATCACTGCTAAATATATCATCACTGCAAATTATATCACTGCTAAATATATCACTGCAAATTATTTCACTGCAAATTATATCACTGCAAAATATATCACTGCAAATTATATCACTGCAAAATATATCACTGCAAATTATATCACTGTAAATTATATCACTGCTAAATATATCATCACTGCAAATTATATCACTGCTAAATATATCACTGCAAATTATATCACTGCTAAATATATCACTGCTAAATATATCACTGCAAATTATATCACTGCTAAATATATAACTGCAAATTATATCACTGCTAAATATATCATTGCAAATTATATCACTGCAAATTATATCACTGCTAAATATATCACTGCAAATTATATCACTGCTAAATATATCACTGCAAATTATATCACTGCTAAATATATCATTGCAAATTATATCACTGCAAATTATATCACTGCTAAATATATCACTGCAAATTATATCACTGCAAATTATATCACTGCTAAATATATCACTGCAAATTATATCACTGCAAAATATATCACTGCAAATTATATCACTGCAAATTATATCACTGCTGCAATCACCAGAACTATCGTGTGCTAATCTCTCTTGTAATTATGTATTTGGTCTGAATCTATAAATTAGTATTTTTTTAGCTATAGTTTACTTTTAGTGTTATTCATATTACTCCTATATTCTAAATGATTCGTGTGAAAAATATTTACCGTTCCCCAAGATTATTTCCCATATAGAAATATTTCATGTTTGTGTATTTCGTGTTTAGAAATGTGTATATCGTTGTGTCAGACTCATTGTATATAGGGAATTTATTTGgtgattttaatgttttgtaatgaTGTTATTGAATAAATTATTGGAAGTGGTTTCCCACAATTGAAATCAATTTTGCTATTTTATTATTTATCCGACTGCAAATAATACTGTTAAATTAAACCAGAATTATATATAGTTTATATGACCTAATAATTAGGAAACAGAAATGGGCGGATGtatccttctatctattatctatctatctctatctattatctaactatctatctattatctatctatagatctatcatctatctattatctatatctatctatctatctatctttccaaaaaaataaaaatgggagcAGTACTCAAGTTAGATCATGGAAAAAAAGGATTATCTAcctaatctctctctctctttctttctctctatctctctcaatctatccatctattatctatctatttatctatctatctaatctctctCTATTTCTATCCCTCTCTcaatatctatccattatctatctactatctatatctatctaatctctgtctctttctctctccctctatctctccatccatcccactatcccatatctatctgttatctatctatctactctctctctctctatctctccatctatctctccctctatctctccatccatcccactatcccatatttatctgtctatctgttatctatccactctctctctctctccatctatctactctctctctctctatctctccatCTATctactctctctctatctctccatCTATctactctctctctatctctccatccatcccactctgccatatctatctgtctatcagttatctatctatctatctgttatctatctatctattctctctctctctctctccatctatctattctctctctatctctccatccatcccactatcccatatctatctgttatctatcttctctctctctctccatctatctactctctctctctctccatctatctactctctctctatctctccatCTATctactctctctctatctctccacCCCTCccactatcccatatctatctgtctatctgttatctatccactctctctctctccatctatctactctctctctatctctccatCTATCTACTCTCTCTCCATCCATCccactatcccatatctatctgtctatctgttatctatctatctactctctctctccctctatctctccatccatcccacaatcccatatctatctgtctgttatctatctactctctctctctctctctctatctctccatCCATCCCACTCTGCCATATGTGGCGATCCCAGCCCTTGTGTAATATCTCGTGTACTGACCAGTTCCTTCTTCCGTTTCTCCTCTTTGACATCGGTCTTCTTGATCTCCGCCTTGAAGGCCTCGGTCTCTCCGTTCTGGTCGTCCTTGGCCAGCAGGTCCATGAGGTAGGCGATGTAGCTGGTAGCCAGGCGCAGTGTCTTGATCTTGGAGAGTTTGGTGTCGGCGGGCACGTTGGGGATGCACTCCCGCAGCTCGGCGAAGGCGCTGTTGATGCTCTGAGTCCTGCGCCTCTCTTTACGGTTTGCAGTTCCCCTCCGTTTCACAGGCCTTTGCATTAAACCTCCGGCCCCGCTTCCCGGGACACCCCCGTAATGGGAGTGGTCCAGGCCAGCCGCACCATTGGCGTACTCCGGACTATAGGACGGTGCCATACTGTAGTCGGGGGGAGACATTTCGGGGTGACTGATAAGCCAGCCATGGAAGTAAGGGTTGTCTTCATGGCAGCGGCTGGCGGCGGCCGCTGCAGCTGCGGCAAAGGGGTAACCGTCATGGTGCACCACGGGGTGGTGGGGGAAGCCTCCGACCAAGCTCATGGCCGCGGCGTCCGAGTCTTTCCTCCCGGGGCTCTACAGATAGTCGGCTGCGGCTAGCTCCGGCGCCCCATACGTCAGGTGTCCCCAGGCTTTGGAGGAATAATGCTCAATACTGAGGAGGGCACACAATAAATGCCGCCTGCACAAAATTCAAGTATTACAGGGCATTGGGGGCGTCCTGGGTGCAGTCCTCCCACATGTGCTACTTACAGCAGGTCTCGTCCATAGTCCCCCCGGGATGTGGCAGGCAGGCTTCACTGTGAGCTGGCATCCATGTCCTGCCCGAGTGCAGCAGATGGTCCCTCAATCCAGAGACAGCCAACAGGCCAGAGTCAGGACCCCCAACCTAACTGCCGCTTACTGACCCCTCCAGAGACCCTCTGTGCGCCCCATAGCTCTGCATGCAGGAGGACTCAGCACTGGCACTATATCCATGTAGGATCTCCATGTACAGCTGCATCTTTAGGGAAGCGGGGGTTAATATATGTCGTCAGAGGCCATTCCAGCCAATCACAGAGGAGACTGGGAGGGCTCCCTCAGATGCAGCAACGAGCCTTATTGATGTTCCCTGTGCTAATTGTGAGGCTGCTCTCCCAGGATTGGCTGTCCAGGCATAACTATAATAATATCATTAGGACAAGAAAAAACCTCCATGGCACAGAGGTTAATGCAGGAGTGCAGCACATGCTCCACACAGCCtgagtatgtatatagtgtggacagTGCTCCACTCAAGGTACAGTATGCTGCATGGCTGGGGAGTGTGGGGCACTGCTGCAGGGGCATGGGATGCACTGGGCTATGGCAGTCACTGGATTGTATTACTGAAACACCGATTGTCCTGTAAGCAGCCCTACATGCAGCATGTACCATAGTGGCGACACTGCAGAAATCCCAATGGCTTTCATAGTCTATTTATATTGTATACTGTTAAAgaagatatatacatacatatatatatatataggtgtctgcaTATATGatgtatgtatatattaatatatatgtgcTGGCAAGCACATCACGGATGTAAAATACACTGATGTAAATATCAAACATGTAGTATGATCTGTGTACTGCATCTTAAGACTCTTAGAAAGTTAATTATACCTCACCTATCTCAATCattttaatatctatctatctatctatctatctatctatctatctatctatctatctatctatctatctatctctacttatctatctattatctatctatatattattattattataataattattattatttattactattattattatagcgccatttattccatggcgctttacatgtgaggaggggtatacatgataaaacaagtacaataatcttgaacaatacaagtcataactggtacaggaggagtgaggaccctgcccgcgagggctcataatctacaaatatctatctactatctatcatttatcatctatctactatctatcatttatcatctatctactatctatctctctatctatctatctatctatctatctatctatctatctatctatctatctatcgatctatagctctatctattatctatctatctatccttctatctatctatctatctatctatctactatctatagctctatctatctatctatctatctatctatctatctatctatctatctatctatctatcatctatctactatctatctatctatctatctatttatctttctatctatctatctatcatctatcttttcaTCTCTGTCTCgcttcctttttttctttcttggctattTAAGGTCGACTCGTATAGCTATCTTATATATTTTATGAAATTATATATACGAGTTAGTATGAGAGGAAGGAGAGTAGAATAACATTGCATCTATCACAATACATTTGcggttattattattatgcataacATTTCTTGGATGTACAGCTGGCATACAAAAAGTGTAAATGATCATAAAGATATCACAATATATATTACAAGAGAAGAAAATGACAATTGTATAGTTATAAGACCCACTATTTATTATCCCTAGATACAAAGGTtgggatatctatctatctatctatctatctatctatctatctatctatctatctatctatcaatctatctatctatctatctatctatctatctatcttttatttgTTTTGGGTAAATAAAAAGTAGATACcaaagaagatagataatagatagataatagatagatagagactgtaaatagatagatagacagactcgTGACTGTAAACAGTGATGTAACTATGTGCTGCCAATGACTACTTGCTCACTACAATGGCTTCTTACTAGACTTTGGCTTTAGACTAGGTCCTCGGGTACAGGAAAGCTGTGACAAGGGTGGCAGCAGAATGAGTGCTAATAATCTTCGCTGAAGGATGTAATTCCTGGCTCTTTGCTGTATGCGGCCAAGCTTTTACTTTCCAATAAACCACAAAGTCCAGATAATATCTGCTGCAAGGAGAGAAGTGAAAACAGCAACCGCCAATAACCAGCCATAAAACAGTGTGTAATGGCCCTTCCCCATTAGCCCCAGTATATCTGTAATGTCAGAAATATTATATGTTATTTATGGCTTACATAATACAATGCTGCATTAATCTCTATACACTAATGAGAGCTGATCCTGGAAGTTGATTAAAAAGCAAAGAGCAGATGTAATTAATGTaacatattatctatctatctatctatctatctatctatctatctatctatctatctatctaatatctatctatatattatctatctatctaatatctatctatctatctatctatctatctatctatctatctatctaatatctatctatatattatctatctatctaatatctatctatctatctatctatctatctatctatctatctatctatctatctaatatctatctatatattatctatctatctaatatctatctatctatctatctatctatctatctaatatctatctatctatctatctatctatctatctatctaatatctatctatctatctatctatctatctatctatctatctatctatctatctatctatctatttatctatctatctatctaatatctatctatctatctatctatctaatatctatctatatattatctatctatctatctatctatctatctatctatctatctatctatctatctatctatctatctatctatcatttatctatcatctattatgtaTGTGTACCCAGTAATATTCGCAGTTGTTTAGTTCTAGTTATTCCGCATTATGAACATACATTTTCCAGGCTGGAGGCATTAGGTTTCACAAACATCTACATGTCTATATCACATGATAACATTTTCTTTCAGATGATAGTTGAGAAGTTGAGATATGTGTGATAATGCAATCAGCTTGTCAATCAGTATGATAGATGTGTCGCTCTGTAGTCTGTGTCTTGTACTTGAAAGACATATTTGTCTCATGAAACGTCCAACTGAGGCTGTGAAAATgtttatatacatgtgtgtgtatacatagacagtatatatatatatatatatatatatatatatatatatatatatatatatatatatatatatatatacacaccttttaGTGCAAGGACACATCGGTGTCGATTCAGCGATCGGTAATCAGAACATCCTTGTCACCTGCAACAAGAGTAATCTGCAGATCAATCACTCTCCGATCTATCCCACATATGAGGGGATGTCTATATCCTTTGCAGCTCATACATTTCTTTCTTTCACTCATATGTCGCACATCTAACACATTTCGTGTCCGGTATAGCCTACATCTGACGTTTCATGGAGTTCTGTTATAATTCCACACGTTCCATCTAGTGCCTATATCTCATTATGCCATATATTCTAGCACATATACAGTGTAGATCAGGTGCATTATTATGGGGACTGCAGCAGTGCATATTATTTTGTATCCATCTGATATAAGTAACAAATGTAATATTGACCAGTAACGCTGCCATGTCACTGTTAGAGACTTTAAAATAAAGTTAACAAAGCTGCAAAAAGCACAGTATGTACTACTAGCCCTTCTACCATGACTAATACTACTGCCATGTTTTTCCAGTTGTTATTGATGAGAACAATTGCGATGCAGCCAATAAATCTATGGAATATAAAATATTAGTGAGATGAGGCAGCATACCAAAATAGTGTACAATAGTGATTATTTTATTTCTAGCCCTATAAATAAAAtaaacactatctatctatctatctatctatctatctatctatctatctatctatctatctatctatctatctatctatccatccgtctgtctatctatctagttTACTAATACAGGATGTCAATACAGATGACTAAATGTTACTGTATGAATAAGTTCAAATGCGACAGTGATTTTTTTCTTAGTTTTAATGTGTATTCTATTTGTATAATGTTCTATTGTGCATTCCATGATATgtttatctgatttttttttttacaaatgcatagtcttaataaagattattatatctatctatctatctatctatctatctttccattatctatctatctatctatctatctatctatctatctatctatctaatgaatggatttttggagtgctgcccttTTCTTAATTGGATCTGTTCAAGGTTTAGTAATACCTGTGAGGCGCTGGAACCCCCATTTCCTTTAGCTGTCCTGTGCTGCATCAAATTTTCttaaaatatctatctatctatctatctatctatctatctatctatctatctatctatctatctatctatctagaaaaagaaaacaaaaagcagcaccaaaagaaaacaaagggtgcaaaaaatccttccaggtatgtacCAAGCCTCATGttattatccagaaaaatgaaggcagcactccaacagaaaaaataaatgtggtttattggcccatgtgcgacgtttcagtccaggatgtggcttGAGAaaagtccacatcctggactgaaatgtcgcacatgggccaataaaccacatttattttttctgttggagtgctgccttcatttttctggatactatctatctatctatctatctatctatctatctatctatctatctatctatctatctatctatctatctatcatcgtcTAGTTTTGAAAAATCCCCATATGAACCAAAACGTGGCCACTAAGGGCCATtcaatttcttgttttttttttttttaattttgctacATTTATGTACTTTTTCCATATAAGTTGGAGGCCTGGTTCTACCTGAGAGGCTCTGCACTTTTATGGCTGGTGCtgcacctatctatctatctatctatctatctatctatctatctatctatctatctatctatctatctacctatctatctatccatccatctcttacctatctatcccatatctatctatctatctatctatctatctatctatctatctatctatctatctatctatctatccatctcttacctatctatcccatatctatctatctatctatctatctatctatctatctatctatctatctatctatctatctatctatccatccatctcttacctatctatcccatatctatctatctatctatctatctatctatctatctatctatccatctcttacctatctatcccatatctatctatctatctatctatctatctatctatctatctatctatctatctatctatctatctatccatccatctcttacctatctatcccatatctatctatctatctatctatctatctatctatctatctatctatctatctatctatctatccatccatctcttacctatctatcccatatctatctatctatcccatatctatctatctatctatctatctatctatctatctatctatctatctatctatctatccatccat
This region of Ranitomeya imitator isolate aRanImi1 chromosome 1, aRanImi1.pri, whole genome shotgun sequence genomic DNA includes:
- the HAND2 gene encoding heart- and neural crest derivatives-expressed protein 2, producing MSLVGGFPHHPVVHHDGYPFAAAAAAAASRCHEDNPYFHGWLISHPEMSPPDYSMAPSYSPEYANGAAGLDHSHYGGVPGSGAGGLMQRPVKRRGTANRKERRRTQSINSAFAELRECIPNVPADTKLSKIKTLRLATSYIAYLMDLLAKDDQNGETEAFKAEIKKTDVKEEKRKKELNELLKSTVSSNDKKTKGRTGWPQHVWALELKQ